CAACCTGGGCATCGGCTTTCCCGAAATGGTTGCCAAGTTCCAGCCCGAAGGCCGTGAAGCGGTTTTCCACACCGAGAATGGCGTTCTTGGTTTCGGCCCCGCCCCCGCGCCCGGCGACGAGGATTGGGATCTGATAAATGCGGGCAAGAAGGCAATCACGTTAAAACCCGGGTCGGCCTTTTTTCATCATGCCGACAGCTTCGCGATGGTGCGCGGCGGGCATCTCGATGTGGCCATTCTGGGGGCATATCAAGTCGCGCAGAACGGCGATCTGGCAAACTGGTCCACGGGCAAGGGCGGCGTTCCGGCGGTCGGCGGCGCCATGGATCTGGTGCATGGGGCCAAGCGCGTTGCAGTAATCACAGACCATGTCACCAAGAAGGGCGATCCGAAACTGGTGCAAGCCTGCACCATGCCACTGACCGGCGTTGGATGCGTAACACGGGTCTATACCTCGCTCGCCGTGGTGGATGTCGAAGGCGGGCATTTTGTGCTGCGTGAAAAGCTGCCGCAGATTTCCTTCGCTGATCTGCAGGCTGTTACGGGCGGCGAACTAAACACTGACGGTCCGGTCGCCGATCTGGCTGTTCCAGAGCTGTAAGGAGCCAACCCATGAGTGACGCATATATCTGCGCCTATATCCGCACGCCCATCGGCCGTTTCGGGGGTGCCTTGGCCGATGTACGGGCTGATGATCTGGGAGCCATCCCTCTGAAAGCCCTGATGGACGCGCATGATCTCGACTGGTCGGCGGTGGACGAGGTGATTTTCGGCTGCGCCAACCAGGCAGGCGAGGACAACCGTAACGTCGCACGCATGTCCTCGCTTCTGGCGGGCTTGCCAGAAACCGTCCCGGGCACCACGATCAATCGGCTGTGCGGGTCGGGCATGGACGCGATCATTACTGCCGCCCGCGCGATCAAGTCCGACGAGGTCGATCTGGTGATCGCAGGCGGTGTCGAATCCATGACCCGCGCACCTTTCGTGATGCCCAAGGCCGGCGCTGCATGGTCACGAACGAGCGAGGTCCATGACACGACGATCGGCTGGCGCTTCGTGAACCCGTTGATGAAAGCGCAATACGGCGTGGAATCCATGCCCGAAACGGGGGAAAACGTCGCCGAGGACTTTAACATCACGCGCGACGATCAAGATGCCTTCGCCCTACGGTCCCAGCAGAAGGCCGCCGCTGCCATGGATATGGGCCGTCTGGCGCGGGAAATCACGCCTGTCATGATCCCGCAGCGCAAGGGCGACCCGCGTATTGTGGACCGCGACGAACATCCGCGTCCCGAGACCACGCTGGAAGGTCTGGCCAAACTGCGCACCCCATTCCGCGAAGGCGGCAGCGTGACCGCAGGCAACGCATCAGGGGTAAATGACGGGGCAGCAGCGCTGATCGTTGCTTCCGAAGCCGCGATCAAAATGCACGGCCTGACCCCGATTGCACGAGTCATGGGCGGAGCGACCGCTGGTGTGGCCCCACGCATCATGGGTTTCGGCCCGGCTCCGGCAACCAGGAAACTGTTGTCGCGGCTGGGTCTGGCGCAAGCCGATTTCGACGTGATCGAGTTAAACGAGGCCTTTGCCTCGCAAGGGCTGGCCACGCTGCGTGCTCTCGGCATTGCCGATGATGACCCGCGCGTAAACCCGAATGGCGGTGCCATTGCGCTCGGCCATCCGCTGGGTATGTCCGGCGCGCGGAT
This genomic window from Qingshengfaniella alkalisoli contains:
- the pcaF gene encoding 3-oxoadipyl-CoA thiolase codes for the protein MSDAYICAYIRTPIGRFGGALADVRADDLGAIPLKALMDAHDLDWSAVDEVIFGCANQAGEDNRNVARMSSLLAGLPETVPGTTINRLCGSGMDAIITAARAIKSDEVDLVIAGGVESMTRAPFVMPKAGAAWSRTSEVHDTTIGWRFVNPLMKAQYGVESMPETGENVAEDFNITRDDQDAFALRSQQKAAAAMDMGRLAREITPVMIPQRKGDPRIVDRDEHPRPETTLEGLAKLRTPFREGGSVTAGNASGVNDGAAALIVASEAAIKMHGLTPIARVMGGATAGVAPRIMGFGPAPATRKLLSRLGLAQADFDVIELNEAFASQGLATLRALGIADDDPRVNPNGGAIALGHPLGMSGARITGTAALELSLNGGKHALAAMCIGVGQGIAIALERA
- a CDS encoding 3-oxoacid CoA-transferase subunit B, which translates into the protein MSANLDIIKLSNAQIAWRAAQDIEDGAYVNLGIGFPEMVAKFQPEGREAVFHTENGVLGFGPAPAPGDEDWDLINAGKKAITLKPGSAFFHHADSFAMVRGGHLDVAILGAYQVAQNGDLANWSTGKGGVPAVGGAMDLVHGAKRVAVITDHVTKKGDPKLVQACTMPLTGVGCVTRVYTSLAVVDVEGGHFVLREKLPQISFADLQAVTGGELNTDGPVADLAVPEL